The segment GCTGACCGCACTGTTAGCGGGCGGACATGTCCTGATTGAGGATGTTCCGGGAACTGGCAAAACCCAGCTGATCCGCGCGCTCTCCCGGTCGATGTCCGGCGAATACCGGCGCATCCAGTGTAACCCGGATATTCTTCCGAGTGATATTACCGGCGTATCCGTCTATCATCCGCGTGATGAGATGTTCCACTTCCGTCCGGGTCCGGTGATGACCAATATCCTGCTGGCCGATGAGATCAACCGGGCGACCACCAAGACCCAGTCCGCACTGCTTGAGGTAATGGAAGAACGCAATGTTACGGTCGATGGAGAGACCTATCCCCTTCCGCATCCGTTCATGCTCTGTGCGACCCAGAATCCGATAGATTTCGAGGGAACCTATACCCTTCCCGAAGCTCAGCTGGACCGCTTCATGCTGCGCATCAGCCTGGGCTACCCCGATGCCGATACCGAGAAGAACCTGCTGCTAACCCATCAGCAGGGCCAGCCGGTGGACAGGCTGGCTCCCGTAACCAGCATGGAGACGATTGCGGCCATTCAGGAGGAGATCCGTGATGTGTTCATCAGCGAGCCGGTGCTGAACTACCTGCTGGATGTGGTCCGCCAGACGAGGGTACATCCGCTGGTGATGCTGGGCGCAAGCCCCCGGGCATCCTTATCGTTCATGATGGCCTGCAAGGCCTACGCTTTTCTCCAGGAACGGGATTATGTGCTGCCTGACGATGTGAAGACCCTGACCCCTTATACACTGGGACACCGGATCCTGCTGCGGCCGGAATCACGCCTGGACAACGTCAGCATGGACTCCCTGCTGCAGAAGCTGCTTCAGAGCATTAATGTGCCTGTAACCATGAGGCAATAAGATGAGGGCCTTACTTACGCGGGCTGCCGCTGCGGTTCAGCTGAGGAAGTTCACGGGCGTTCTGGCAATTTGGGTCATTACACTCTTCTACGTGCTGTTTCAGGGCGGCAAAACCTCGTTCATGCTGTTCATCATGGTCTCTGTTCTTTTTCTGTATCTGTTCATTGGCGGTCTTGAAGGGGTCCGGCGGGCCAGAGGCGCACGCAGCTTCTATTCCGAACAGGATAAGCCGGATCTGCTCTATGCCGGGGGCTTTCTCAAGGTGAAGCTGGAAGTGACCATTCCGGGATTTCTGCCTTTGCCCTACGTGGTTGTAAGAGAAATTCTGAAGCGCCATAACGGAGAGTCCTGGGTGTTCGAGGAGAGCCTGATTCCGAACATGGGCGGACGGGGCGAGCTGCTGTTCCAGACGCCGCTGCTGGAGCGGGGCCGTTATTCTTTTGAGAATACGGATATTCTCAGCGAGGATATCTTCGGTCTGATGGAGCATAAGGGGACCTTCAAGGCAGAAGGCCAATTCCGGGTGATGCCCCGGGCCGTCGTAGTGCCGCGCTGGCAGCTGTATGAGCGCAAGGCGCGCCTGTCGGGGCCGCAGGTATCACTGCTTCAGTCCAGGCGCGAGACCACGCAGATCAACGGTGTCCGTGATTATGTCTACGGGGACCGGCTGACGCGCATTCACTGGAATGCAACGGCGAAGACCGGCGAGTGGAAATCGAAGGAATTCGAGCATGAATCCGTTCCCAGAACCATTCTGGTGCTGGACGGAACCTCCAGCGGCTATTATAACTCTGCACAATTCGAGCTGGCAGTCTCGGTCACGGCTTCTCTCCTCGGCTTCGGCATCCGGGAGCGGATCGGCATCGGCCTGTGCTGTCTGGATAAGCATAATAAGGTGTTCAGTCCGGCGGAAGGCAATGCCGAGCGGCAAAAGATGATTCAGTATCTGATTGACATCAACGCAGAAGGCAAGGGGCCGCTGATTGACAGGCTGGAGAGTGTCCAGCGGCTGTTCCCCAAGGGGTCGTATTTCGTACTGATCAGTCCGCAGAGCGGCAGAGTGGTACTGGATACGCTGCGCTGGGCGGAGAACCGGGGGATGACCCCTTCCCATATTCATGTTCTGCATCCTTCCGGGAAATACCGGGCCGGAGAGTGGCAGAATATTCTGCACTCGCATGGCGTTACCGGACATAGCATCAGCACACTTCAGGAGCTTCCTGCGGTACTTGGAGGTGATTCTGTCCGATGAAGCACTGGTTCCAGGCAATACGTTCCTCATGGCATCACGGGCTGACGCTGCTATGGCTGAGCATGATCGCTATGCAGTGGGTGTCCTATACGGTGCCCTTCTGGCTGCAGGAGACCACCGTTTCTGTGGCGCTAACCCTGCTGGCTGTTACAGCTATTGAAATTATTTTTCCGTTCAAAAGAGTGTACCGCATACTGCTGGAAGGCGCGGCAGTGGTATTAATTGTATACAACGTGATTATCAGCTACGGGATTTACATTCCCGATCCTCTGCTGCCGGCATTTCTTGACCGGCTGCCCGGGATAGCGGTATCGATGATTCCGTACATGTGGTTTGTGCTGGGGGCTTGGGCGCTGCTGCTTATGTCCGCTTGGTGGGTGAACGGCAAGGCGCGGATTCTGATGTTCATCGCGGCGAATATCACAGCCTTCGCCGCGCTGGATTCATTCACGACAGCGGTAATGTGGCAGGAGGTAGCCTGGACGGTCTTTGCCGGGATGGGCTGGCTGGTCACCCGGCATCTGAGGAATTTCCAGCTGCATTATCCGCGCGGCTGGACCTATATGCTGAGGTATCCGATGAAGGTTGCCTTGAATATAGCGATAGTTTTCTCACTGGTTATCCTTGCCGGGGTGAATATGCCGGGCGTGCGTCCCACCTTGACCGACCCTTATACCGCCTGGCAAAAGTGGAATGGGAACTCCGTCTCTTCCAGACCCTCCTCCGGGAGCGGGGATGCTGCAAGCGGCGGGTCAGCGGCGAACGGGACGACCTCGGGCTACAGCTTGAATGATGACAATCTGGGCGGGGGCTTCAACTTCGATTATTCGCCGGTCATGCAAGTGACCTCCGATCTGCGCACCTATATGCGCGGCGAGATCCGCAGCGTGTATTCGGGCAAAGGCTGGACAGACGATGATACCTCCGGCCGGGGAACGCATAACGAGGTGCAGGTGGGCGAGCCGCTGGAACGTGCTGCCGCCTCCAAGACAGAGACGCGTACGCTCAAGCAGACCGTCAAGCTGCTCGGAGGGAACAGTTATCCGGTTCTGTTCGGCGGCTATTCGATCTCGGGGGTAGACTCGGTGGACGGGCAGGAACAGAGCACCGGCTTGTCCTGGCGGAGTGAAGACAGTGAGCTGCTGTGGAATCCCGGAGGCAAGACAAGGGCTTACCCGCAGACCTATGTGGTAACCTCGGAGGTGCCGGTGGTTCCCCTTCAGGAGTTAAGCAAGCAGACCTTCGAGCAGCTCTATGGGAACAAGAATATCGACCCGCAGTATCTTCAGCTCCCGGATAACTATCCCGAGCGGGTGAGCGCGCTGGCCAAGGAGATTACGGACAGAGCGCAGACGCCATACGAGAAGACGATCCTGCTGCAGCAATACCTGCAAGCAACCTTTCCCTACACGAATCAGCCGGATACCTCACGGGCCAGAAGCAAGGACATGGTCGAGAGCTTCCTGTTTGAGATCAGGGAAGGATACTGCGACTACTATTCCACGGCGCTTGTCACCATGGCGAGGTCACTGGATATACCGGCCCGCTGGGTGAAGGGATATGCTCCCGGGGAGCAGGCCGAGATTCCGGATAGCGTAATGCTTCAGCAGGGTGCTGCCGGTTATGTAAATAACAATTACACGATTACCAATGCAGACGCCCACTCCTGGGCCGAGATCTATTTCGGCGATTACGGATGGGTTCCTGTTGAGGCAACACCAGGATTCGATGTTCCGGTGCTGACGCAGAGTGAGCAGGATAATCCGGACCAGCCTGAAGTAGAGGTAGAGGAGCCTGAAGAGCTTGAACCGGCGGCAGCGGGCCAGACGGACAAGTCTTCCGGATTCCATCCCGGCACCTGGGCCGTGGCTGGAGCAGCGGCTGTACTCCTGCTCTGGACCCTATTCCTGATCTGGCAGCGCCGGCTGAGCCTGCGCTTCCTGATTACCCGTATCCGCCTCGGCGGCCAGCCCACTCCGGCGCAAAAAGTTGCCGCAGAAACGGAGCGCTGGGTAAGGTATATGCGCAGGAAGGGTATGCTGAAGAAAGAGCATGAAACCCTGCGTGAATCCGTGGCACGGTGGAGCGTGGAACGCCCGCAAGCTGCAGGCAGTCTTGCTGCACTGCTGAAGATGTTCGAGCGGGCGAATTACAGCCCTGAGGTTATTGAAGACAAAGACTGGCACAGCGTGTATACTGAAGCTTTGCGGCTGCGAAAAATCATGAAGTCCGGCAAGTAATGCCCACTGGTGGTGAAATGCTGGCGGACCCTGGGATTTTTGCAGTCCTATAGAGCCGGGTTACAAGTTTCCTGTATGAAAATGAGGTGAATGTATTGTTTGAAAGATTAGTCCCCAAGCTCCGGGTCAACACGGTGTTTGATATCGCTCTGGAGGAGCTGTACCGCCAAGGCTACCGGGGAATTATTACGGATCTGGATAATACGCTGGTCGGCGCCAAGGCGCCGCTGGCTACTCCTGAGCTGCTGCTCTGGTTCGCCAAGGTGAAGGAGCTGGGCTTCAAGCTTGTGATCGTATCCAACAACAATATGGACCGGGTGTCGCGTTTTGCCACCCCGCTGAATATTGAATTTGTACATCAGGCCAAGAAGCCCAGCAATTCCCCGTTCCTGCGGGCCATGAAGCTGATGGAGCTGGGACCGGAGCAGACGATTGTAGTCGGCGACCAGATGCTGACCGATGTATACGGCGGCAACCGGCTGGGTCTGTTCACGGTACTCGTGCTGCCGATCTCCGTCAAGGATGAAGGCATAGGAACAAGAATTAACCGCAGAGTGGAGCAGATAGCCTTGACCCGTCTGCGTAAGCAAGGATTGTGGCAAGAGGAGGATAAATCTTAATGAATGCAATGAACGATGGAACAGCGCGGCCTGAGAAATGCAGCGGCTGCGGCATTAAGCTACAGAGCGTAGACAAGGAGCTCCCCGGCTATATTCCGGAGGTTGCCTTCGAACGGGAGCCGGTAATTTGCCAGCGCTGCTTCCGGATCAAGAATTACAATGAAGCCTCTTCCGTATCGGTGAACCAGGATGAATTCCTGAAGCTGTTAAGCGGAGTAGGCGAGAAGAATGCACTGGTAATCCATATTGTGGATCTGTTCGATTTCGAGGGCAGTCTGATTTCCGGGCTGCAGCGGTTTGTCGGCAATAATCAGGTCATTCTGGCAGTGAACAAGATTGATCTGCTGCCGAAGGTGACCAACTGGAACCGATTGCGCAACTGGATGCAGCAGCGCTGCAAGGAAGAGGGACTGCGCACGGCGGAGATTGTCCTGGTCAGCGCGAAGCGTAATCAGGGCTTCGACCGTCTGCTGGAGGCCGTTACCGAGCTGCGCGGCCAGCGTGATGTATACGTTGTCGGGGCTACCAATGTAGGCAAGTCCACCTTGATTAACCGGCTGATCTCCGATTACAGTGACCTGGAAGAGGAGCTGACCACCTCCCGTTATCCGGGCACTACCCTCGATATGGTCAAAATCCCGCTGGATGACGGCCATTCCATCATTGATACGCCGGGAATCGTGTACCCGTGGCGGTACAGCGAGCTGGTCGAGCGCAAGGATCTGGGCGCAGTGATGCCCGAGAACCCGCTCAAGCCTGCGGTCTATCAGCTGAATGAAGGCCAGTCGCTGTTCTTCGGCGGACTGGGACGCTTCGACTTCATTCAGGGGGAACGCCAGTCCTTCACCTGCTTCATCAGCGGCACACTGAAGATTCACCGCACGAAGCTGGAGCGTGCAGATTCCCTGTATCAAGACCACCGGGGCGAGCTGCTGTCTCCGCCGGGGACTGCCGACATGGATAAGCTGCCGCAGTGGCAGCGCCATGAATTCCGTATCGCCAGGAATAGTGAGACCGACCTGTTCATCTCCGGTCTGGGCTGGATCAAGGTGAACGGTACAGCCGGAGCGGTAGTAGCTGTCCATGTGCCGCGCGGCGTCAAGGTGCTTACCCGTCCTTCGCTGATCTAATTGTACAGGAGGAAGGCGACATGACTGAGACAAACAGGAACACGCAGAGTCACGGGGAGCTGCTGCTGGGCGTGATGGGTGACCCGATTGCCCAGTCCAAATCCCCGCTGATGCACGGGGCGGCGCTCCATGCGCTCGGTCTCTCCGGGGCTTATGTGCCGCTGCACATTACGCCTGACAAGCTGGGCGATGCGGTGCAGGCGATACGGACGCTTGGCTTCCGGGGCGTGAATGTAACGATCCCCCATAAGGTTGCCGTGATGGAGTATCTGGACCGGCTGGATTCAAGTGCGGTGGATGTCGGCGCAGTCAATACCATCGTCAACGACAATGGTATACTGACCGGCTTCAATACGGATGGCATCGGTTATGTCCGCTCACTGAAGACAGAGGCTGCGCCGGATCTTACCGGCGCCCGCATCCTGGTGATTGGAGCCGGCGGTGCGGCCAGAGGGATTGTCTCGGCGCTGCTGAAGGAGCAGCCGGCAAGAATCCTGATTGTGAACCGAAATGAGGTACGGGCCCGTCAGCTGGCAGACAGCTTCAGCAGCCGGGGCAGCTTAACCGGAGCAGGGATGGATGCCGTTCCCGGCGTGCTGGGCAGCATGGATATTGTAATTAATACGACATCCGTAGGCATGTATCCGCATATGGAGGACATGCCGATCGATCCGGCCGGGCTGCACGAAGGGATGATCGTCAGCGATCTGATCTATAATCCGCTGCATACCCGGCTGCTTACAGAGAGCCTGAAGCGCGGCTGCACCGTTCACGGCGGGCTGGGCATGTTCGTCTACCAGGGAGCTTACGCCCTGGAGTATTGGACGGGGCTTACGGCTCCCGCAGCGATTATGCGGCAGACTATTGCGGATTGTCTCGGCCAGGTGCCGGGCAAATGATTTTCACTGAACAGGGTAATAATATATGTTAATTAAGGAGTTTTCACATTTATGTTAACAGGCAAACAAAAACGTTATCTGCGCTCTTTGGCTCATCATCTGGATGCTGTATTCCAGGTTGGCAAAGGCGGCGTAAACGATCATCTGATCCGTCACATTGAAGAAGCTATTGAGAAACGCGAGCTGATGAAGATCAGTGTACTGAATAACAACGCTGATGATCCCAAGGAAATTGGTGCCGCGCTTGCCGAGCAGTCCGGTTCGGAGCTTGTTCAGGTTATCGGCAAGACTATCGTTCTGTACAAGGAATCACGCGACAACAAAACGATTGAGCTTCCAAGATAGGAGGTTGACCTCTTGAGAGTAGGCATAATGGGAGGGACCTTCGATCCTCTGCATATCGGCCATATGATGGCCGCTGAGACGGCGCGCGAGAGCTACGGTCTGCAGGAGGTCTGGTTCATGCCTTCGCATATTCCGCCTCATAAGCATGAGGCCGGGGCAACCGGTGAAGAGCGGCTGGCAATGGTGGAGGGAGCGGTGAAGAATCACCCTTCCTTTGGCATTCTTGACTGGGAAATCGTGCGGGGCGGAGTATCCTATACGCTGGAGACGGTGATTAGTCTGCAGGAGGAATATCCGCAGCATGAGTTCTTTTTCATCGTGGGTGCGGATATGGTTCAGTATCTGCCCAAGTGGCAGGGGATCGAAGAGCTGGTGCAGCGGCTGACCTTCATCGGTGTCGGACGTCCGGGCACTCCGCTGGATCTGGGACTGCTGCCGGAGTTCATTGCCGGTAAAGTGCTGCTGGCGGATATGCCGCTGGTCGATCTCTCCTCCACCATGCTCAGAGCCCGGGCCGCCGAAGGAAAGTCGATCCGCTATATGGTTCCGGATGCTGTATATGAATATGTTCAAAGGAGTGGATTGTATGGAGTACAGCCGTGAAGCGCTGATTGAGGCGGTATCCGGCCAGATGCCGGACAAACGCTGGAAGCATACACTCGGTGTGATGGAGTCTGCTGTGAAGCTGGCGCAGCGGTATGGCGCTGACCCGCAGCGGGCCGAGACCGCTGCCATCCTGCATGATGTGGCCAAATATTGGCCGGTGGAACGGATGCGGGAGATCATTGAACAGAATGGATTATCCGCTGAGCTTTTGAAATATGACAAGCAGCTATGGCATGCTGAGGTTGGTGCTTATACCGCCGAGCATGATTATGGCATTACGGATTCGGAGGTACTGGATGCGATCCGTTACCATACCTCGGGCCGGGAGAACATGAGTCTGCTGGAGCGGATCGTCTGTCTGGCTGATTATATTGAGCCTGGACGGGACTTCCCCGGTGTGGAGGAGATCCGCAGGCTATCGAAGGTCAGCCTGGAGGAAGGGCTGATTGCCGGACTGGATTCCACTATACGAGTGCTGCTGGAGAAGCGCCGGGTCGTATTTCCGCTTACGGTGCTGGCGCGCAACGATTTAGTTAGAACATTGGAGGATAAACTATGAGTGTACAATCAAACAAGCTGTTTGAGCTGGCGTTACACGCCGTTCAGGATAAAAAAGCAATGAACGTGGTGGCTCTCGATCTGCGTAGTGTGTCGCCGATCAGCGATTATTTCATCATCTGCCACGGTAATTCCGATACCCAGGTTCAGGCGATCGCCACTGAGGTGCGCAAGGTAGTCCATGAAGCAGGCGGGGTAATCAAAGGCATCGAGGGGATGGATGCGGCACGCTGGGTACTGATGGACCTTGGCGATGTGATTGTCCATGTCTTCCACCGCGATGAGCGTGAATATTACAATATTGAGCGTCTGTGGTCGGATGCCAAGGTCGTGGAGACGGTATGAGTCTGATTGCAGGAACTACGGTTACGCTTGAAGTGATGCGGGAGGTATCCCCTTACGGATACTTCCTGAGCGCGGGCGACCAGGATATTATGCTTCATTACACCGAGCTTGTGGGCAGTAAGCCGAAGATCGGCGACAAGGTGGAGGTCTTCCTCTTCTTCGATACCGAGGACCGTCCTGCGGCGACGATGAAGAAGCCGTATCTGACGCTTGGCGAGATGGCGCTGCTGGAAGTGGCGGATATCCATCCGCGGCTGGGCTGCTTCCTGGAGATGGGGCTTGGACGGCAGCTGCTGCTGCCGCTCAGCGAGCTTCCCGAGCTGGTGGAGCTGCGTCCGCAGATTGGCGACAAGGTCTTCGCAATTATGGAGCATGACAAGCAGGGACGTCTCCGTGCCAAGCTGGCCGGAGAGCAGGAGCTTGCGCCGCTGGCCTTGCCTGCACCGGAATCGTGGCAGGGGCAGACGGTCACAGCCCGGGTATATAAGCCGCTGCAGATGGGCACCTTCGTGCTTGTAGATGCCAGTGTGCTCGGCTTCGGCATCATCGGAATGGTCCACTCCTCTGAACGCGTTCGCTTGCTGCGTCTGGGTGAAGTGATTGAAGCGCGCGTGGCCCATATCCGTGAGGATGGCCGCGTCAACCTCAGCATGGGCCACCGCAAGGAAGTGGGCCGTGATGTGGATTCGGCGGCTCTGCTAGATTTTCTGGCTTCCCGTCCGGGCGGCGGAATGCCATATTCGGATGCTACGCCTCCCGATATTATCAAGCAGCGCTTCGGCATCAGCAAATCAGCCTTCAAGCGCGCGCTTGGCAAGCTGATGAAGGAAGGGCTGGTTGTCCAGAAGGAGAACTGGACCTATCTGGCTTCCCGCGAAGAGGAGCAGGCCGGACCGGACAGCGATTCTGACAACCAATAGTATAGAGAAAGCGGTGTACGCAGTGTCTTCCTATGGCAAATTTGCTTATGTATACGATGCGCTTATGGCGGATATGCCGTATCCGGATTGGCTGGCCTTTGCCGAGACGGCATGGGGCAAATACGGCAAGCCGCGCACGGTAGCCGAGCTCGGCTGTGGTACCGGCAGCCTGACGATTCCGCTGGCGGGGGCAGGGTATCACATGACGGGGATTGATCTTTCTTCGGACATGCTGTCCGTTGCTCAGCGGAAGCTGGAGCAGCAGCCGCAGGGACGGCGCTTTTTGCGCGAGGGCAGTGTGCAGTGGGTTCAGCAGAACATGAAGGAATGGGAGCTGCCGGAGCCGGTGGATTCCGTGATTTCCTTCTGCGACTGCCTGAATTATGTGCTGGAGGAGCAGGACATCCGCAAGGTATTCTCCTGCACGTATGACGGGCTTAAACCGGGCGGGACCTTCCTGTTCGATGTGCATCATCCGAACACGCTGATCCGCTATGAGGAAGAGCAGCCCTTCGTACTGGATGAGCTGGATGTATCCTACATCTGGACCTGTGAGCTGGATGTGCCGCGCCGGGAGATTGAGCATCACCTGTCCATCTTCGCCCGCGAGGAGGGCCGCTCAGACACGTACCGGCGCTTCGAAGAGACTCATACCCAGCGTGCCTATGACCCGGAGTGGATGAAGCAGGAGCTGCTTGCCGCCGGATTCAGCGAGGTGTCGGTGTATGCGGACTTCGAGTGGGTGGCGGCAGATGATTCGGCGCAGCGGCTGTTCTATGTGGCTGTGAAATGAAGCTGCTACAGAGTTGAACTTGAAGCGTAATCGTCACTGCGGAGAACATTTGGACTTACGGCCGCTGTTGTCTGCAGATTTCATGATTTAATACCGCTGTTCGCGGTAGAAATCCGCAGACAAAGGCGGACGCTACCGCTCCTACAGTTCCAAATTTCCCCTCCGTTCCTTTTTGCTTCTCGTTAAATTCTTTAGAGCTTCATATATGGTTGAGGTAGTATGGAGGTCCTTACCCGAAATTGGGTAAGGGCCTTCTTTGATCTTGATATGGACCAAATGTATGCGGAAAACCGAACACAATCGGCGCTGCTTAGGTGCATAGACCAAATGTATGCGAAAAACAGCATACAATCGGCGCTGCTGAGGTACATGGACCAAATGTATGTGAAAAACAGCATACAATCGGCGCTACTGGGTCACATGGACCAAATGTATGTGAAAAACAGCATACAATGGGCGCTGCTGAGGTACATGGACAAAATGTATGTGGAAAACAGCATACAATCGGCGCAACTGAGGCCGCGTGGAGCAAATGTATGTGGAAAACAGCATACAATCGGAGCAATGTGCTGGTGCGAGGGCGAGTGAGGCAGATGTACAAGTACCATCTGTACAAAAGGACGCATCAGCCGTTCTAATCTGCATGGCATAGCAAACCGGGCCGTATCTTCAGATACGGCCCGGCCATCTTCCAAGCAGGCTTACCGGTGTTCGAACAAATCGATGGTGCCGAGTACAATATGCGCCAGACCAAATCCAAGAATGCCGGTTGCCGCGATCTTATATCTGCTCCCCAGAAAAGCTGCACTCGAAGCAGTAACTACGGTCCCCAGTACGGCGGGTATCATCCCTTCACGCATTCGAAACACTCCCTCACGGTAGTTTGAAAGACATTCGTTAGTGTGGGTTAAGGCCCGGACAATTATACTTCGAGTTTATGCCAGCGGCGGCAGGGAAGCGGCTGTCTGTTATAAACGGTCAATCTGCCACTCCTGCTGTGGTCACCCGGCCGGAAGGGTCTTCGACCTCATGCACATTGTAGAGCACGCGCGCCAGCAGATCCTGGCTGTAATTGCCGAAATGCTTGCCGTAGATCGTCAAGCCGCGCTTGTTCACCGGTTTGTCGGTGACGGCAATGCGGAAGGTCAGCTCGCTTTTGTAATCCAGCTTGATGTCGTCAAGGGTAATGTCTGAGATGCGGCAGCCGTCAATGAAGCTGCCCTCCTGATTGATGCGGATCAGCTTCAGCATGCCGTACTGGTTGAGGTGGGGAGGCCACCAGTCCGGGTTGAAGGTGCCGCGCGCATCGCCGAAGTCACCGGGGCTGGTCCAGAAGCCGATCTCGATGCCGTTCACATAGAAATACAGATCCGAGGGATAATTGTCGCTGAACCCGGGAGCCTCGGAGCCGATCTCCATGGAGAACTGGATTTCCCTGAAGGTCTGGTTGGCTTTGAGATAGTTAGGGATGCGGTACTCCAGGAAGCCTTCGGCCATCCAGATGATCTCGGAGTCGATCCGCTGGGGATCGGCGAAGTAACGCGGCTCGTCGAAGTCCCCGATAATGCTGTCCTTGGTGGCCAGTCCGCAGGTGGGAACAGCCTGATAATTACTGTAATGGCCCACCTGAATCTCGACCTCGTACAGATTATCGACATCCTTGCTGCGCAGATCCACCATCAGCTTATCTTTATTCAGGTAGCAGACCTTCTGAATTCCGTGCTTGCCTACGGCCGTATTAATCTCAATTAAGCCGCTCTCCTCCAGCTTCTTGATATGCATGGTAATGGCCCCGTTGCTGAGATTCAGCTTCTTGGCAATTTCGTTGAGATTCAGGGCCTGATTGGTCGCCAGCAGCTCAAGAATCTGGATGCGGATTTCTGAGCTGAGCGCCTTGAAGATATCAATCCCGCTCATCAGATCTTTAATATAAATCATATTTAGAGTACCTTCTTCCACTGAGGTCATGAGAATCGAAACTATTTTATAAAATTATAAACTAACCGACCCTAAAAGGAAAGTATTCTGCCTTTATTTGTAGAAACCGATTAAATTTAAGCTAAAAGTAAAAGTTAAAGGCTGTTTGTTTTATATAATTATGAATACTTAATGCGCGGTTAAGTCAATATTAAATGATTTTTTTCAGTAAAAAGACAATAAATAACGTTTAGTTTGAATGTATTTAAAAAGATTTAAACTTTTATATTTACACTCCACTTTATATATGCTATTTTATACCTGTAAGCGAATACATTCAATTGAATTTCAATTATTTAATTAAAGAGTGAAACATAATGCGTCATGCGGTAGCTTGAACTAACAGAGCCGGTGAGGTTCCCTAGTTCTTCTATATAGATTGTATCAATCGAATTGCTCAGCAAATCCTAGGAGGGGTTACAGTGTTAAAGAAAAAGGGCTGGTTCACACTGCTGTCGTTGGTTCTGATGGTATCGGTTGTACTTACAGGCTGCGGCGGGAAGAACAATGCATCGTCCGGGGGCAATAGCGGAAGCGAAGCTACGGCGAATGCCGGCAGCAAGGATTCCAAGGAAACCAAGAATCTCACCTTTATGTTCCGCGGGGGAACCGATGAGCAGAAGGCCTATGAGGGTGTTGTGAAAAAATATGAAGCCGATCATCCGAACGTCAAGGTTAAGATCGTTGTGACTGCGGCGGATCAATATGCGACCAAGCTGAAAGCCTCTATTACGGGGAACAGCGTTCCGGACGTTTTCTATTTTGAATCCGGTGACCTGAAGGCTTATGTGAACAGCGGCGTGCTGCTGGACCTGACCAGCTATGTGGAGAAGAACCCTAACATTGACTTGAATAACATCTGGAAATATGGCGTGGATCTGTACCGTTACGACGGCACCATGGCCGGGCAAGGCAATCTGTACGGGATGCCTAAGGATGTAGGCCCTTTTGCACTCGGCTATAACAAGACCATGTTCGAAGCTGCGGGTATCCCGCTGCCGGACAAAGACAAACCGTACACCTGGGATGAATTCATCA is part of the Paenibacillus sp. FSL M7-0420 genome and harbors:
- a CDS encoding AAA family ATPase; amino-acid sequence: MPVRQESTQIMNAVRTNLESCILGKSFEIELLLTALLAGGHVLIEDVPGTGKTQLIRALSRSMSGEYRRIQCNPDILPSDITGVSVYHPRDEMFHFRPGPVMTNILLADEINRATTKTQSALLEVMEERNVTVDGETYPLPHPFMLCATQNPIDFEGTYTLPEAQLDRFMLRISLGYPDADTEKNLLLTHQQGQPVDRLAPVTSMETIAAIQEEIRDVFISEPVLNYLLDVVRQTRVHPLVMLGASPRASLSFMMACKAYAFLQERDYVLPDDVKTLTPYTLGHRILLRPESRLDNVSMDSLLQKLLQSINVPVTMRQ
- a CDS encoding DUF58 domain-containing protein — encoded protein: MRALLTRAAAAVQLRKFTGVLAIWVITLFYVLFQGGKTSFMLFIMVSVLFLYLFIGGLEGVRRARGARSFYSEQDKPDLLYAGGFLKVKLEVTIPGFLPLPYVVVREILKRHNGESWVFEESLIPNMGGRGELLFQTPLLERGRYSFENTDILSEDIFGLMEHKGTFKAEGQFRVMPRAVVVPRWQLYERKARLSGPQVSLLQSRRETTQINGVRDYVYGDRLTRIHWNATAKTGEWKSKEFEHESVPRTILVLDGTSSGYYNSAQFELAVSVTASLLGFGIRERIGIGLCCLDKHNKVFSPAEGNAERQKMIQYLIDINAEGKGPLIDRLESVQRLFPKGSYFVLISPQSGRVVLDTLRWAENRGMTPSHIHVLHPSGKYRAGEWQNILHSHGVTGHSISTLQELPAVLGGDSVR
- a CDS encoding DUF4129 domain-containing transglutaminase family protein; this translates as MKHWFQAIRSSWHHGLTLLWLSMIAMQWVSYTVPFWLQETTVSVALTLLAVTAIEIIFPFKRVYRILLEGAAVVLIVYNVIISYGIYIPDPLLPAFLDRLPGIAVSMIPYMWFVLGAWALLLMSAWWVNGKARILMFIAANITAFAALDSFTTAVMWQEVAWTVFAGMGWLVTRHLRNFQLHYPRGWTYMLRYPMKVALNIAIVFSLVILAGVNMPGVRPTLTDPYTAWQKWNGNSVSSRPSSGSGDAASGGSAANGTTSGYSLNDDNLGGGFNFDYSPVMQVTSDLRTYMRGEIRSVYSGKGWTDDDTSGRGTHNEVQVGEPLERAAASKTETRTLKQTVKLLGGNSYPVLFGGYSISGVDSVDGQEQSTGLSWRSEDSELLWNPGGKTRAYPQTYVVTSEVPVVPLQELSKQTFEQLYGNKNIDPQYLQLPDNYPERVSALAKEITDRAQTPYEKTILLQQYLQATFPYTNQPDTSRARSKDMVESFLFEIREGYCDYYSTALVTMARSLDIPARWVKGYAPGEQAEIPDSVMLQQGAAGYVNNNYTITNADAHSWAEIYFGDYGWVPVEATPGFDVPVLTQSEQDNPDQPEVEVEEPEELEPAAAGQTDKSSGFHPGTWAVAGAAAVLLLWTLFLIWQRRLSLRFLITRIRLGGQPTPAQKVAAETERWVRYMRRKGMLKKEHETLRESVARWSVERPQAAGSLAALLKMFERANYSPEVIEDKDWHSVYTEALRLRKIMKSGK
- a CDS encoding YqeG family HAD IIIA-type phosphatase — protein: MFERLVPKLRVNTVFDIALEELYRQGYRGIITDLDNTLVGAKAPLATPELLLWFAKVKELGFKLVIVSNNNMDRVSRFATPLNIEFVHQAKKPSNSPFLRAMKLMELGPEQTIVVGDQMLTDVYGGNRLGLFTVLVLPISVKDEGIGTRINRRVEQIALTRLRKQGLWQEEDKS
- the yqeH gene encoding ribosome biogenesis GTPase YqeH, which gives rise to MNDGTARPEKCSGCGIKLQSVDKELPGYIPEVAFEREPVICQRCFRIKNYNEASSVSVNQDEFLKLLSGVGEKNALVIHIVDLFDFEGSLISGLQRFVGNNQVILAVNKIDLLPKVTNWNRLRNWMQQRCKEEGLRTAEIVLVSAKRNQGFDRLLEAVTELRGQRDVYVVGATNVGKSTLINRLISDYSDLEEELTTSRYPGTTLDMVKIPLDDGHSIIDTPGIVYPWRYSELVERKDLGAVMPENPLKPAVYQLNEGQSLFFGGLGRFDFIQGERQSFTCFISGTLKIHRTKLERADSLYQDHRGELLSPPGTADMDKLPQWQRHEFRIARNSETDLFISGLGWIKVNGTAGAVVAVHVPRGVKVLTRPSLI